Proteins encoded together in one Camelina sativa cultivar DH55 chromosome 9, Cs, whole genome shotgun sequence window:
- the LOC104711085 gene encoding 17.4 kDa class I heat shock protein-like, giving the protein MSIIPSIFGGRRTNVFDPFSLDVWDPFEGFLSQANAEANKDVAAFTNAKVDWRETPEAHVFKADLPGLKKEEVKVEVEDGNILQISGERSSENEEKSDKWHRVERSSGKFMRRFRLPENAKVEEVKASMENGVLSVTVPKVPEKKPEVKSIDISG; this is encoded by the coding sequence ATGTCTATAATTCCGAGCATTTTTGGAGGTCGAAGAACAAACGTGTTCGACCCATTCTCACTAGACGTATGGGATCCGTTTGAAGGGTTCTTGTCGCAGGCAAACGCAGAGGCTAATAAGGACGTGGCAGCGTTCACAAACGCTAAAGTGGATTGGAGGGAGACACCTGAGGCGCACGTGTTCAAGGCGGACTTGCCGGGGCTTAAGAAGGAAGAGGTGAAAGTGGAGGTTGAAGATGGGAACATACTTCAGATAAGCGGAGAGAGGAGCAGTGAGAATGAAGAGAAGAGTGACAAGTGGCACCGTGTGGAGAGGTCGAGTGGGAAGTTCATGAGGAGGTTTAGGCTGCCAGAGAATGCCAAGGTGGAGGAAGTGAAGGCCAGTATGGAGAATGGCGTCTTGTCGGTCACGGTGCCGAAAGTGCCGGAGAAGAAGCCTGAGGTCAAGTCCATTGATATCTCTGGTTAA
- the LOC104711082 gene encoding exosome complex exonuclease RRP46 homolog, with amino-acid sequence MEIDREDGRTPNQLRPLACSRNILHRPHGSASWSQGDTKVLAAVYGPKAGTKKNENAEKACFEVIWKPKTGQIGKVEKEYEMIMKRTIQSICVLTVNPNTTTSVIIQVVHDDGSLLPCAINAACAALVDAGIPMKHLAVAICCCLADNGYVVLDPNKLEEKKMSAFAYLVFPNTTLSVLPEGSSVADGEPVEHGIITSVTHGVMSVDDYFLCVENGCAAAASLSAFFRKNFQQSQRDSSKAG; translated from the exons ATGGAGATTGATAGAGAAGACGGAAGAACACCGAATCAGTTGAGACCACTTGCGTGTTCCCGTAACATCCTTCATCGTCCTCATGGCTCTGCTAGCTGGTCGCAAG GAGATACAAAAGTTCTAGCTGCAGTTTATGGACCTAAAGCAGGaacaaagaagaatgaaaatgCTGAGAAGGCTTGTTTTGAAGTCATATGGAAGCCTAAAACCGGGCAAATTG GAAAAGTAGAAAAGGAGTATGAGATGATAATGAAAAGGACGATACAGAGTATTTGTGTTTTGACAGTTAATCCAAATACCACCACCTCAGTGATAATTCAG GTTGTACATGATGATGGTTCT CTTCTACCGTGTGCGATAAATGCAGCATGTGCAGCGCTTGTCGATGCAGGAATCCCTATGAAGCATCTTGCTG ttgcTATATGCTGTTGCCTGGCTGATAATGGATACGTTGTACTCGATCCAAACAAGCTTGAAGAAAAG AAAATGTCGGCCTTTGCGTATTTAGTCTTTCCAAATACAACTCTCTCTGTTCTTCCGGAAGGATCATCAGTAGCGGATGGCGAGCCAGTAGAGCATGGGATCATTACATCAGTTACCCATGGAGTAATGTCTG tGGACGATTATTTCCTGTGTGTAGAGAATGGTTGCGCTGCTGCGGCTAGTTTATCTGCATTTTTTAGAAAGAACTTCCAACAAAGCCAAAGAGATTCATCCAAAGCCGGGTAA
- the LOC104711083 gene encoding 17.6 kDa class I heat shock protein 3 → MSLIPSIFGGRRTNVFDPFSLDVWDPFEGFMTPSGLANAPAKDVAAFTNAKVDWRETPEAHVFKADLPGLKKEEVKVEVEDGNILQISGERSSENEEKSDKWHRVERSSGKFMRRFRLPENAKVEEVKACMENGVLSVTVPKVPERKPEVKSIDISG, encoded by the coding sequence ATGTCTCTAATTCCGAGCATTTTTGGAGGCCGAAGAACAAACGTGTTCGACCCATTCTCGCTAGACGTATGGGATCCGTTCGAAGGATTCATGACGCCGTCAGGGTTGGCAAACGCACCGGCCAAGGACGTTGCCGCGTTCACAAACGCTAAAGTGGACTGGAGGGAGACACCTGAGGCGCACGTGTTCAAGGCGGACTTGCCGGGGCTTAAGAAGGAAGAGGTGAAGGTAGAGGTTGAAGATGGGAACATACTTCAGATCAGCGGAGAGAGGAGCAGTGAGAATGAAGAGAAGAGTGACAAGTGGCACCGTGTGGAGAGGTCGAGTGGGAAGTTTATGAGGAGGTTTAGGCTGCCAGAGAATGCCAAGGTGGAGGAAGTGAAGGCATGTATGGAGAATGGTGTGTTGTCCGTCACGGTGCCAAAAGTTCCTGAGAGGAAGCCTGAGGTCAAGTCTATTGATATCTCTGGTTAA
- the LOC104711084 gene encoding E3 UFM1-protein ligase 1 homolog yields MDDELLELQRQFEFAQQVKSSVRLSDRNVVELVQKLQELGVIDFDLLHTVTGKEYITQEQLRNEITREISKLGRVSVIDLADTIGVDLYHVEKQTQDVVLSDPGLMLVQGEIISQNYWDSIAEEINERLQECSQIAVAELAGQLQVGSELVQSVLEPRLGTLVNAKLEGGQLYTPAYVARVTAMVRGASRGIFVPSSLSALWAPLQQLVQEMNGATGVAVENSFFQSIFNRLLKEEEMLGSLRAGTHWTTSAFAIAQKECVDSSFSQNSYISYETMQKLGISQAVQFLQSRYPDGSPLAAVFIHSSMIEMLDSATEDAIEQNSWIDSLSVLPSSFTPQDANKMLLLCRSVQSALKADKALILGESYVLSSGFIKGIYDQIEKEAGAFSIQASTASLIDSSSKSSESTESIPANTDKGSRKKKGKSASMKAATVETVPDDKEDARPKSKRNQKKGRDSSSSQKVDSKAGGKKESVKAQESNNIIPPDEWVMNKIVDSVPEFDDDGMENPDSILKHLADHMKPMLINSLKERRKKIFTENADRLRRLIDDLQKKLDESFLNMQLYEKALELFEDDQSTSVVLHRHLLRTTAATIADTLLHGLDIHNKLKNGIEVGESKTQDPVLLDSSERTALAKNLNGSLPKKALALVEALEGKRVDTFMITFRDLAEESGLVLKKLDKKLERTLLHSYRKDLTSQVSTESDPVALLAKVVSLLFIKIHSKALQAPGRAVAAAISHLKDKLDESAYKTLTDYQTATVTLLALMSASSGEEHDCSSDRILTKREFVESQMPLLRTIVLGESQPQQQS; encoded by the exons ATGGATGATGAATTGTTGGAATTGCAGCGTCAGTTCGAGTTTGCTCAACAGGTGAAGTCAAGCGTGAGATTATCGGATCGAAATGTCGTCGAATTGGTTCAAAAGCTTCAGGAGCTTGGCGTCATAGACTTCGATCTGCTACATACCGTCACGGGAAAAGAATACATCACTCAG GAGcaattgaggaatgaaattacTCGTGAGATTAGTAAACTGGGACGTGTATCTGTTATTGATCTGGCAGATACGATTGGGGTTGATTTGTATCATGTGGAGAAGCAAACACAAGATGTGGTGTTGAGTGATCCAGGGCTAATGCTTGTCCAGGGAGAAATAATATCACAGAATTATTGGGATTCGATTGCGGAAGAAATTAACGAGAGGCTTCAAGAATGCAGTCAAATTGCTGTGGCTGAACTTGCTGGTCAGTTACAGGTTGGCTCTGAGTTGGTGCAATCAGTTTTGGAGCCTCGACTTGGAACTTTG gtGAACGCTAAGCTAGAAGGTGGACAGTTATATACGCCTGCTTATGTAGCACGTGTGACTGCTATGGTTCGAGGTGCTTCCAGGGGTATATTTGTTCCCTCCAGCTTGTCGGCATTGTGGGCACCATTGCAACAGTTGGTACAAGAAATGAATGGAGCCACTGGAGTTGCTGTTGAAAATTCATTTTTCCAGTCTATATTTAACCGACTATTGAAGGAAGAGGAGATGCTTGGATCACTACGTGCTGGAACCCATTGGACTACTAGC GCTTTTGCAATTGCTCAAAAAGAATGCGTAGACTCCTCTTTTTCCCAG AATTCCTACATCTCCTATGAGACCATGCAGAAGCTTGGAATTTCTCAAGCTGTACAGTTCTTACAG TCTAGATATCCAGATGGTTCACCTTTAGCTGCTGTATTTATTCATTCCTCAATGATTGAGATGCTGGATTCTGCAACCGAGGATGCTATTGAGCAAAACAGTTG GATTGATTCCCTCTCTGTATTACCTTCATCATTCACGCCACAGGATGCAAACAAGATGTTGCTTCTTTGTCGCTCTGTCCAATCAGCTCTCAAG GCTGACAAAGCACTTATCTTGGGCGAATCCTACGTCCTAAGCAGTGGGTTTATCAAG GGCATATATGATCAAATTGAGAAAGAGGCAGGAGCTTTTAGCATCCAAGCTTCTACTGCTAGTTTGATAGATTCTTCAAGCAAATCATCAGAGTCGACAGAAAGCATACCTGCTAATACAGATAAAGGGTcaaggaagaaaaaaggaaagtctGCCAGCATGAAGGCAGCTACCGTAGAAACTGTTCCAGATGATAAAGAGGACGCCCGTCCAAAATCTAAGAGAAACCAGAAGAAAGGCAGGGATTCATCGTCATCACAGAAGGTGGATTCAAAAGCAGGAGGCAAGAAAGAGTCGGTTAAGGCACaagaaagtaataatattattccgCCAGACGAATGGGTGATGAATAAGATTGTTGACTCTGTGCCTGAATTTGACGATGATG GTATGGAGAACCCAGATTCGATTCTTAAGCATTTAGCTGATCATATGAAACCTATGCTCATTAATTCACtaaaggagagaagaaagaaaatcttCACAGAAAATGCAGATAGATTGAGGCGCTTGATTGATGATCTGCAGAAAAAGCTTGAtgag TCTTTCCTAAATATGCAGCTCTACGAAAAAGCGCTAGAGCTTTTCGAAGATGACCAATCGACTTCA GTTGTTTTACATAGGCATCTGCTAAGAACAACAGCAGCTACGATTGCTGATACACTTCTTCATGGGTTG GACATCCACAACAAACTGAAGAATGGTATTGAAGTTGGAGAATCCAAAACACAAGATCCAGTTTTGCTTGATTCTTCTGAGAGAACTGCCCTT GCTAAAAATCTCAACGGTTCTCTTCCGAAAAAGGCTCTTGCATTAGTTGAGGCACTGGAGGGAAAG cgTGTAGACACTTTCATGATCACCTTCAGAGACCTGGCAGAAGAAAG TGGATTAGTCTTGAAGAAGCTTGACAAAAAACTGGAAAGGACACTCCTACATTCATATCGTAAG GATCTGACATCTCAAGTTTCTACCGAATCAGACCCTGTTGCACTTCTCGCTAAAGTTGTCTCTCTCCTTTTTATTAAG ATTCACAGTAAAGCTCTACAAGCCCCTGGTAGAGCCGTTGCTGCGGCCATTTCTCACTTGAAG GATAAACTTGATGAATCTGCATACAAGACTTTGACAGATTACCAAACAGCAACTGTAACTCTTCTTGCTCTGATGTCAGCTTCATCCGGCGAG GAACACGACTGCTCCTCAGATAGAATCTTGACCAAACGGGAATTTGTCGAGAGCCAGATGCCATTGCTTAGAACCATCGTCCTTGGCGAGTCACAGCCACAACAACAATCCTAA